From a region of the bacterium genome:
- a CDS encoding class I SAM-dependent rRNA methyltransferase: MQIDNPPSESTAVPTVRLRAGADKRLRAGHLWIFSNELEDGFQELEPGASVEVLDHRGRFVGVGTVNPHSLIAVRLLSHDRVEIGESFLRERIAAAAALRERLLPGEKICRLIYGESDGLPGLIVDRFCGVLVLQSNTAGMDGLLPVIVSLLSEMFAPQAIVAANDAAVRELEGIRIYREVAYGSLEGLIAVEQDGLTFAIDPLHGQKTGFFLDQRWNRRMLASFVRPGDRILDLFSYSGGFGMYALRAGAGHVTFVDSSQAALDLIVENARRNGFADRVTVERADVFEFVKSPSGTFEVVVLDPPALAKGRKNVPAALRAYRDLNARAMSWLVPGGILATASCSGLVHVDSWLESLREAARKADRNLRFIARGGQSPDHPVLAAMPETEYLKFMVGVAD, translated from the coding sequence GTGCAGATAGATAATCCACCTTCCGAATCCACCGCTGTTCCGACCGTCCGGCTGAGGGCGGGGGCCGACAAGCGTCTGCGGGCTGGTCATCTCTGGATTTTCTCGAACGAACTGGAGGACGGCTTCCAGGAGCTTGAGCCCGGCGCGTCCGTCGAGGTACTGGATCATAGGGGCCGGTTTGTGGGCGTGGGGACGGTCAATCCGCACAGCCTCATCGCGGTGCGGCTGCTTTCGCATGACCGAGTTGAGATCGGGGAGAGCTTTCTCCGCGAGCGGATCGCAGCGGCGGCGGCTCTGCGTGAGCGGCTGCTGCCGGGCGAAAAGATCTGCCGCCTGATTTACGGCGAGTCGGACGGCCTGCCGGGTTTGATCGTGGATCGTTTTTGTGGTGTGCTGGTCTTGCAGTCCAACACGGCCGGGATGGACGGGCTGTTGCCTGTGATCGTGAGCCTCCTTTCAGAAATGTTCGCGCCGCAAGCGATTGTCGCGGCCAATGATGCTGCCGTCCGCGAGCTCGAAGGTATTCGGATCTATCGCGAGGTTGCGTATGGATCTCTGGAGGGCTTGATTGCGGTGGAGCAGGATGGACTCACCTTCGCCATTGATCCTCTTCACGGGCAGAAGACGGGCTTCTTTCTCGATCAGCGTTGGAATCGGCGGATGCTGGCCTCGTTCGTGCGGCCCGGCGACCGGATTCTCGACCTGTTCAGCTATTCGGGCGGATTTGGGATGTATGCGCTGAGGGCCGGGGCTGGGCACGTGACCTTCGTGGATTCCTCACAGGCTGCACTTGATTTGATTGTCGAGAATGCCCGGCGGAATGGCTTTGCGGATCGGGTGACGGTCGAGCGGGCGGACGTTTTCGAGTTCGTGAAGTCCCCATCTGGCACGTTCGAGGTGGTAGTTCTCGATCCTCCGGCTCTCGCCAAGGGCCGCAAGAACGTCCCCGCCGCCCTCCGCGCCTACCGTGATTTGAACGCCCGCGCGATGAGCTGGCTCGTTCCCGGAGGTATCCTTGCCACGGCCAGTTGCTCAGGATTGGTTCATGTTGATTCTTGGCTCGAAAGCCTCCGCGAAGCCGCCCGAAAAGCCGACAGAAACCTTCGCTTCATAGCCCGTGGCGGCCAATCCCCCGACCATCCCGTCCTCGCCGCCATGCCCGAAACCGAGTACCTCAAGTTTATGGTGGGAGTGGCTGACTAA